The genomic DNA TGATCGCCTACCTTGCACTGATTCTGCTCATCGTGCGCTTTATAGCGGGCTGACCGCTTGATGAACTTGTTGTACACGGGGTGTTTGATAATGCGGTCGACCTTCACCACTACCGTTTTATCCATCTTGTCGCTGACTACTACCCCGATCTGGGTTTTCCGATTGCCACGCTCGCTCATATCTGCCTCTCTAACCCCTCTTCTCGCGGAGTATGGTTTTCACCCGTGCTATGTCCTTGCGAATGGAAGACAGTTTAGCGCTGTTCTCCAAGCGTCCGGTATGGAGCTGGAACTTGAGATTGAAAAGTTCCTGGGTCAGGTCCTGCTCTTTCTTTTGCAGCTCGTCGCTGCCCATACTTTTAAAGTCATTCGCCTTCATAGATTTCCTTCCTCGAAACGA from Geobacter sp. DSM 9736 includes the following:
- the rpmC gene encoding 50S ribosomal protein L29, which gives rise to MKANDFKSMGSDELQKKEQDLTQELFNLKFQLHTGRLENSAKLSSIRKDIARVKTILREKRG
- the rpsQ gene encoding 30S ribosomal protein S17, yielding MSERGNRKTQIGVVVSDKMDKTVVVKVDRIIKHPVYNKFIKRSARYKAHDEQNQCKVGDQVVIVESRPLSKDKCWKVRQII